Proteins encoded in a region of the Ziziphus jujuba cultivar Dongzao chromosome 3, ASM3175591v1 genome:
- the LOC112492257 gene encoding F-box/kelch-repeat protein KIB1, whose protein sequence is MTSPLLMLPSDKKEEADACRFFSAAENKIYKINNVFDGFHGARCVGSSHGWLVILDKETNPHLLNPFSGAKVQLPLINTSIPYQELQMFGTSPYFVRILGKFCISKAILMSSYLCLSDVSRGKSFCVVVIYGPSSQRLAFCMSGDSTWTRFGGYDHDYLDIICHKAHARFLDKNAFLIESEGELLFVIMLLSERDKRVGKEYLNYRTIREFAIYKLDYSGKIWIPVETLSDQALFISKNDSTSLSTRNFPTLRENSIYFINSVNYNMIGRYKVGTFNFKEKKLVDEAEENKYFGFIYSPLYWVAPNSR, encoded by the exons ATGACTTCTCCGTTGCTCATGCTTCCTAgtgataaaaaagaagaagctgatGCTTGCCGCTTCTTCAGTGCTGCCGAGAATAAGATTTATAAGATCAACAATGTGTTTGACGGGTTTCATGGTGCTCGGTGCGTGGGATCATCACATGGGTGGTTGGTGATTTTGGACAAAGAAACAAACCCACATCTTCTTAATCCGTTTTCAGGAGCTAAAGTCCAACTTCCATTGATCAACACTTCAATACCATATCAAGAGCTACAAATGTTTGGGACATCACCCTACTTTGTCAGAATTCTGGGAAAGTTTTGTATCTCTAAAGCCATCCTAATGTCCTCCTATCTATGTTTATCTGACGTAAGTAGAGGCAAGAGCTTTTGTGTTGTGGTGATATATGGACCATCGTCACAAAGACTTGCATTCTGTATGTCTGgagacagcacatggactcgcTTTGGTGGTTACGATCATGACTATCTGGACATAATATGCCACAAG GCACATGCTCGCTTTCTAGATAAAAATGCTTTTCTGATCGAATCAGAGGGAGAGCTTTTGTTTGTCATAATGTTACTAAGTGAACGTGATAAGAGGGTTGGCAAAGAGTATTTGAATTACAGGACAATTCGAGAATTTGCTATCTATAAACTGGATTATagtggaaaaatatggataccTGTGGAAACCTTGAGCGACCAAGCTCTTTTTATTAGTAAAAACGACTCTACGTCGTTATCAACCCGAAATTTTCCAACATTGAgagaaaattcaatatatttcataaatagcGTGAACTATAACATGATTGGTAGATACAAAGTTGGAACCTTCAActtcaaagaaaagaaattagttGATGAGGCTGAAGAAAATAAGTATTTTGGTTTCATTTATTCGCCACTGTATTGGGTTGCTCCTAATTCAaggtaa